The nucleotide window GTTCGCCGAAGCTGCGGTCGATGCCGACGGAACGGGCGGCTAAGTCATCGGGCGGCCCGGCCACCCTCATGGCCGCTTCGACGGCCCGCGAGCGAGCCCCGTCGTCGAACGGGCCGGGCGTGAACACCCTCACGGCCCCGGCCTCGACCCATCTGAACCACTCGGTCGGGACAGCCAGGCGGGTCGCTCTCTGCTCCCCCGAGGGCGCCAAATCGGCCAGGGCCCGCAGCACGGTCGCCGCCTCCTGCCTCCCCTCGTGGCCCACCGGCCCACGGTAGAGGCTGGCGCCCGGCCCCTCCGGGCCCGCTAAGACGCCAGAGACGGTGTCAGGGTCGTTAGCGTGCGGGCCAGTGGGGCCCGCCCGAACGCACAAGCTCCTGCGCCACCCGGCGCAGTACGTCGTGCTGGCCTTCGTGGCCGCCAGCGTGCTGGGTGCCGTGCTCCTCTCGCTCCCGGGCGCCACCCGCAGTGGCGAGGGGGCGCCAGCTATCACCGCCCTGTTCACGGCCACCTCCGCTGTCTGCGTCACCGGCCTTGCCGTTGTCAGCACCGGGGACTACTGGAGCGGGTTCGGGCAGTGGGTGATCCTGGCCCTCATCCAGGTCGGCGGGTTCGGGATCATGACCCTCACGTCGCTGATCGTGCTCGTGCTGGCCAAGCGGCTGGGCCTGCGCCACCGGCTGCTGGCCGCGGCCGAGACGGGCTCGCTCAACCTGGGCGACGTGCGCACGCTGCTCATCGGGGTGGCCCGGCTCAGCCTGGGAGTGGAGGCGGCCGTCGCCCTCGTGCTGACGGCCCGGTTCGCGTTCAGCCATGGGGAACCGTTCAGCCGGGCCCTCCACCTCGGCATCTTCCATGCCGTCTCGGCCTTCAACAACGCCGGTTTCTCTCTGTTCAACGACAGCCTCATCGGGGTGAACCGCGACCCAGTGATCCTGCTCGTGGTCGCGGCCACGATCATCGCCGGGGGCCTGGGCTTTCCCGTGTGGGTGCAGATCGCCCGGATGCCCCGCACCCCCCACCGCTGGAACCTGCACACCAAGCTCACCGTGGTCACGACCCTGGGCCTTATCGGGGTCGGTTGGGCCCTGTTCGCCTGGTTCGAGTGGACCAATACCCGCACCCTGGGGAACATGTCGGCCACCGACACGCTGGTCAACGCCTTCTTCCACTCGGTGACACCCCGCACCGCCGGGTTCAACTCCGTCGACATGGCCTTGCTGCGCGAGCCGTCGCGGCTCCTGACCGAGGCCCTGATGTTCATCGGCGGCGGGAGCGCGTCGACGGCCGGGGGCATCAAGGTGACGACCTTTGCCCTGCTGGGCTGGGTCATGTGGGCCGAGGTTCGAGGCGAACCCGACGTGGTGATATTCGAGCGGACCGTGCCGTCCCAGGCCCAGCGCCAGGCCCTCACCGTGGCCCTCATGGCCATCGGGACGATCGTCGTGTCGACCATGGCTCTCATGGCGACCACCGGCCTCCCGCGAGCCGACCTGCTGTTCGAGGTCGTCTCGGCCCTGGGGACCGTCGGGTTGTCCACTGGGGTCACCCCCCTGCTGTCCGGAGGGTCACAACTGTTGGTGGTCGTGCTGATGCTGCTGGGCCGGGTCGGCCCGCCGACGCTGTTCGCCGCGCTGGTCCTGCGCGAGCGCGGCCGGCAGTACCGTCATCCTGAAGAAAGGCCGATCATTGGTTGACAAGAACTCCGGACGCCTCGGGAGCCGCCGCCACGGGCCCCGCCTCGACGTGGGCGAACCCGTCGTGGTCGTGGGCCTGGGTCGGTTCGGGGGGGCGGTGGCGGCCGAGCTGATGCGGCTCGGCTTCGAGGTGCTGGGCATCGACGGCGACGCCGAGCGGGTGGCCTATTACGCCGACATGCTCACCCACGTCGTCCAGGCCGACTCGACCAACGAGAACACCCTGCGCCAGCTCGGCTGCGATGAGTTCCGCCACGCCGTCGTCGGTATCGGCAGCGTGCTCGAGGCCAGCATCCTGACCACTGCCGCCCTGGCCGATATGGGCGTTCCCAACATCTGGGCCAAGGCCGTCAGCCGGCCCCATGGGCGCATCCTCGAACGGGTGGGTGCCCACCACGTCATCAACCCCGAGCACGACATGGGCCACCGCGTCGCCCACCTCGTGGGCGGGCGCATGATCGACTGGTTCCAGCTCGACGAGGACTTCGCCATGGTCGAGACGGCCGTCCCCAAGGGCCTCGTGGGACCGACGCTGGCCGAGCTGGAGATCCGTGCCCGCCACGGGGTGACGGTGGTGTGCGTCAAGCAGCCCGGGGAGGGCTTCACCTACGCCACCCCCGACACCCGGTTCCAGGAGGGCTCGGTGCTGGTGGTGGCCGGGCCCAGCCGGCGGGCCAGCGAGTTCGCCCACCTCGACTGACGGCCGGCGAGCTACCGTCCACCGCTGATGGGGACGGACTACCGGTTCGTGACGGTGTGGCGGGTGGCGGCGACGGTCGCCGAGGTCAAGGCGGTGCTCAGCGACGGGGCATCGCTCCCCCGCTGGTGGCCGT belongs to Actinomycetota bacterium and includes:
- a CDS encoding potassium transporter TrkG; protein product: MGPARTHKLLRHPAQYVVLAFVAASVLGAVLLSLPGATRSGEGAPAITALFTATSAVCVTGLAVVSTGDYWSGFGQWVILALIQVGGFGIMTLTSLIVLVLAKRLGLRHRLLAAAETGSLNLGDVRTLLIGVARLSLGVEAAVALVLTARFAFSHGEPFSRALHLGIFHAVSAFNNAGFSLFNDSLIGVNRDPVILLVVAATIIAGGLGFPVWVQIARMPRTPHRWNLHTKLTVVTTLGLIGVGWALFAWFEWTNTRTLGNMSATDTLVNAFFHSVTPRTAGFNSVDMALLREPSRLLTEALMFIGGGSASTAGGIKVTTFALLGWVMWAEVRGEPDVVIFERTVPSQAQRQALTVALMAIGTIVVSTMALMATTGLPRADLLFEVVSALGTVGLSTGVTPLLSGGSQLLVVVLMLLGRVGPPTLFAALVLRERGRQYRHPEERPIIG
- a CDS encoding TrkA family potassium uptake protein encodes the protein MVDKNSGRLGSRRHGPRLDVGEPVVVVGLGRFGGAVAAELMRLGFEVLGIDGDAERVAYYADMLTHVVQADSTNENTLRQLGCDEFRHAVVGIGSVLEASILTTAALADMGVPNIWAKAVSRPHGRILERVGAHHVINPEHDMGHRVAHLVGGRMIDWFQLDEDFAMVETAVPKGLVGPTLAELEIRARHGVTVVCVKQPGEGFTYATPDTRFQEGSVLVVAGPSRRASEFAHLD